In the genome of Panthera uncia isolate 11264 chromosome X, Puncia_PCG_1.0, whole genome shotgun sequence, the window ttgatCAAATTGCTGAACAGGATCTGGCTTCTCTGCAAGGCCATCAGGAGACACCATTAGATGTATGAATGAAATCTAAATGTTTCCTCTCCAGTGCATGCCCGTATCTGTGCCAGAGCTTGTGTCAAAGAAAGCCATTAGACTTTTTGCATATTATTCTGTATCTCTGCTCTTGGTGGCTTATTAAACACAGTGTTCTTATTTGCGGTTACTCTTAAACCCAAATGTATGATAATAGGGCCTTGTTTGTATTTGCTGTCCCTTGATCCTGAGATTTACTGTTTGTCTCTTTCAACCTGAGTTGTCTCTCACCGCTTGTTTTCAAAAACATTCATGGGTTGAGGAATTCACAGTTTGGAGCCTAACTGTCTTTGTCCTGGAGGCCATAATATCTACAGATATGACAGACTCCTTTAAATTGGCCAGctggatattttattctttaggatttttaagTATGAGGAAGAGAACATTACTTGAGCACTAACCATGTGCTGTCATTTACTAGACATTTTCCTATACATTATTTGAGCTAATCCTTTTGATAACAATATAAGGTAGGCATTATTACcccagttttacaaatgaggaagctgtaGCTTTGACAATTAAACAACTGAATGGTAATTTGGACACTGGTCTATTGGACTTCAAAGTTTGTGATTTCCACTGAATATACTGCCTCCCAGGAATAGCAGAGTTTTTTTAGACTGAGCCTAACACCACAGCATTCACTTAGCTTCCCCTCAGTTCctttttcctataattttcatTCCACTTTGCTTGTGTTACCTTGGCAAGATCAGTCCTTTGCAGCAAGGCCAGGAAGTTAAGCTTTGGACCACCAGTAAGGAGGGCATTGATTTGAGCCTGCTTCCCATTTTGTCCCCAAACCCCGTCACTGTTTGTGTTTTACGTAGTTCCCAGTAACTCATAACCCAATCCAAGAGGGTGCCTATTGCTGGCATAAGTGATACTTGCTGCGTGCTCAGCACTTCAAGGCACTTGGGGTTCCATCATTCACTTGAGAGCCAAAAAGTTCTTCAGTTGTAGGAACATAAAGCCTGCTCTGGTGAAGGCAAGCATGGTCCTCCTCTGGGCCACTGTGGTAAACAGAGCAACTGCACAAAATAGTCTACCAAAGGAGGGTTGGTGTGTATTAGAATAGATCAGCGAGAAACAGGCCATTTGTGCTGAAGGTAGAGGGTGAAAATAGGAAGAAGGGAATTTTCAAGTGTATAGAAGTGGAAAGGGATGAACATTCACCTCCAAACAACTGAGGGATACAAGCTGGGAGTTAGTCTAAGACTGAAGGGAAATTAAAACCCAAGTGCAAAACATCATGGTGTGGTGCCATCCTGTGGAGAGGAGGACAGCCGGATTCCATCCTGGTTTGGAACATTTTAGTTTCAGATGTGAATGAAAAAGTTCATGGGCCTCTTGGAATTAGCCTTTACACATTGGACTCAAATGCATCCTCAGGCCATCATTTTAGAGATATCAAAGGGTTAACCTTCCATGGTTGTTTCGGCACCAAATTCAAATTTAATCCATACTGTATTGgtttcttcttgccttctttggTTGTCCACTCAGCAGCTTTCTAGGGAGTTAATCTAGTTTAGGACCTCAAGAGACAAATTTCTAAGAATCCTCTGTGGAGACCAGGAGATTGAGGAAAGGGTTACAAGAAAGCTCAGGAAGACTGAGCATAACTCCTGGGTTTCTTTCCCAGTCTGTTCTCGAATTTCTGCTGCCAGCGTTGCCCAGAGGGAGCCTGGCCATAATTCCTGGCTGCcaacagccatttttttttttttgtacccaCAGAAAGCAAGATGAGACACCTGTTCCTCAGCTGGTCTCCTGGGACATGTTGGAGGTATCCCCTTATGTGACTGAGTTTCTTAGGAAAATGCAGATTTAAGAGTGTTTAAGAGCTTGGCAGTGCCTTTCTTGGTACCTAACCCTTTTTCCACCTCCTTCACTTCTAGGGTCTCAGAATTTGTGGTTCAGCATTCTCATCAAGTAGCTACAAGTGACCATAAGCCAACTGAGGGGAAGGGGCCCCACAGAGTTAGTGGTAGAGTGGGAGGGGTCGTAGCAGAAATAACCACAAGATTGGCTATTTCCAAAGAAACAGTGTTTTGAACTCCATGAAGTGCGAGAGAAGACAAGCTGTAGAATCTAATTCAGGTTCCTACATTTCAGGCAAACTCACTACTTAAAATGTCTGATTTACATCAGGGAGGGCAGGACTCCTCACTTTACCAAAGCCATCACTATAGTAAAGAGTTGAGAGGAACAACCTCATGTCTCTAgtgctgtgctgtccaatatggtagctactagccatatgtggctgttgagcatttgaaatatggctagttTGGATTTAGAGGTTCTGAAAGGTAAAACACACACCAGATGCAAAGATTTAGCATGAAAAAAACAGTGcagtaatttttatattgattacatattgaaaGTATGTTTTAGATATACTGGGTTAAATGAAACATTAACATTGccttttttaaaccttttaaataCGGTtactagaacatttaaaattatatgtgacCTGCATTATACTTATGTTGGATACTGCTGCTGTAGTGTATTCAAGAATAGGATTTGATTTTTTAGCATTATTTCAGTAGTACATTTCTTTCTACCTACCTGTATAGGAGAGACAGATTAATTGCAAAAGAAGCATAGGGAGGAATGgagatttgcaaatgagaaaTTGGTTACAGAAGAAAGTCAGCACCCTACCTCAGTTCCTCtcagtctggggtgggggcagtcaACTGTCTGAAGCAAGCACTTTCATTCCCCTAGCTTTGATTTCCTAGttggggcccagagaggagagggagaagtcaCTCTGAAACTTCTCTGCCCTCACCATCTTCGCCATGAAGCTGTGAGTGGGAGATAGTGGTGATAGGACAGGAACTTTCCCTGGGCCCCTCTGGGCCACCATCCCTGgctgagagaagaagaaggaatgagGTGAGCCCTTTCTTCACTCCCAGGGCCATCTGGTAGAGCTGCTGCCGCACCTCCTTCTGCCAGTAGGCATAGATGAGTGGGTTGAGCAGGGAGTTGCCCACACCGAGCAGCCACAGGTACCGTTCCAGCACCAGGTAGAGGTAGCACTTCTGGCAGGCCACCTGCACAATGCCAGTGATAAGGAATGGGGTCCAGGACAGAGTGAAGCTCCCAATGAGAACAGCCACAGTGCGGACAGCCTTGAAGTCGCTGGGAGTCCGAGGAGGCCGGTATGCTCCGGCCATGGCTCCTGCTTGTTCCACCTTTCGGATCTGCTGGCTGTGCATGGAGGCAATCTTGAGCATATCACAGTAGAAGAAGACAAAgaggagcagggctgggaagAAGCCAACGCAGGAGAGGGTCAGCACAAAGCGTGGGTGAAACACAGCGAAGAAGCTGCAGGGACCCTGGTAGGTAGTCTGCTGGAATATGGGGACTCCAAGTGGGAGGAAGCCAATAAGGTAAGACACCAACCACAGCCCGGCAATGCAGGACCCAGCCATGAGCCCGTTCATTATCTGGAAGTAGCGGAGGGGCTGCTTGATGGCAAGGTACCTGTCAAAGGCAATCAGCATGactgtgaggacagaggcagcTGCGGAAGAAGTAACAAATGCCATCCGAAGGCTGCATAGGGTCTTCTGTGTGGGCCGAGGTGGGCTGGAGAGCTGGTCTGTGACTAGGCCAGAGATGGCCACACCAAGCAAGGTGTCGGCTACAGCCAGATTCAAGGTGAAGCAGAGACCAACACCATCATTCTTGTGGATCAGCAACAGCACAGCCACAGCCACTAGTGCATTGGCAGCAATAATGAGGGAGGCCAGGACAGCAAGAGTCACTCCAAATGGAAAAGATGACTCCATGTCTTGAAGTGGCAGGATTTCCACTTACCAGGGCATTCTGGCTCTCCAGCTCAAATTCTCACGGGCTGGGAGAGAAAGGGCTGGGTTCAGAGGGGCATCAGAGATCTGGCCACGACTGGCAGCTTGCCATCTTTCAGATCCTGCTGATCAATGAGATTCACTCACCCTTTCTCTTTCAGTCCTCAGCCTCTTGCCTCTCCAGCTCTCTGAAGGCAGCAATCCCTGTGTAGCCCTCCCCCTGGCCGCTGTGCTAGTCCCTCCCCCTCCAACTACCAAGTTACTAGACAACTCCCAAGTACCTGTGCATACTGTCTCGCCAGGGTCTCTTCCTCCATTGATGCTTCAAGGACTTTCTTTGGAGGGCCTGGGGCATTCATCTGATCTCCTGTCTGGCAGAAGATATAATTGACTCTAATCacactttttcttcctccataGCTTGATATTAAACTCCTACTTCTTCTTTTCCCAAGCTTCAAGTACTAGCTTAACAACTGATCTCAGCTTAATTAAGCATTTGCTTAATAACAAATTCTCAGTTACTACTATTACTGCTTTCAATCAAGCAAGATGATCATAATCAGTTGAAGTGGGAAGTGAGGGCGGGCAGACTATTTAAAGGCCCAGCATACTTTCAGGGGAGCTACCACGCATTTAAGCTATCTTTTGCTTCCTAACACCTCAGAGTCTAATTCTCTAAAATAGGGGGTGCCATCCCCCTCTTTTTCATCCCTCAGATCTTGGCTGATTCAGAAAGGCAGGAAAATGAAAGCAGGTAATTGTTAACAGTTGTTAATTCAGTTTCGACCAGAACCCACTCCCTGTCTAAAGCTGCTGTTTGTTGGGTATACTCACTGAAAACGTGTCTCTGGTCAGAAGTCGTGGTTGCCAGCCTTGCCTTTCTTGATCCTGTAGCCCCGAGGTCTCTCTGGGACAGGAGAAGAGGAGGCGAGCTGCATTCTGGAAAGTGTCTGCTGTAATATTTGGTTGTGGAATTTTCCATTTCCACTATGGATCGTGTTAGGCTGAAGGGTGGCAGTGTTGCCGAGGCAGGTGAGATGGGCTCAGGCAGGGCCGCCGCTGTGTAGGTCACTCCCATTTTAAGTTGTATATCCATTTGTTCGGGTACATTAGAACTAACCTTTTGCCTGCTACTCTTGGATACCAagaagagaggggtggggagaagagtggTTTGAAGCTTATTTACTCAGTTCAGGTGAGAGCACAAATGGGAAAGGTTAGTGTTTTAAGTGAGGGAGTGGAGAGCAAGGTGCAGAGTTGGAGGCAAATATTATATCCAGGATGTTTTGACAGTCGGAGAGGGCTGTTGACAGAGGTCTCTCCTACAAATGATCACAAAGGCTGTGGCATGGGGACTTGGTACTCCAGCTGCCAGTCTGAGAACAGTTCTTATGCTTTGGTACCTCCATTAGGAAGCTGACTTCAGGTTGCTTAGTACCTGGCCTGTTTTATGCCTGGATCTAAGGTGTGCTCTAGTTTCCCTAGCTCTTGTCTAGGAGTCAAGATGGTCCTTTTGAAGCCCATGCTCAAACTTGGAAGGCTTGTTAACACACAGATTCTTGAGCCTCACCCTGAGTTTTAGATTATTTATGTCTGGGgtgggcctgagaatctgcatttctaacaagttcccaggtgatgctgattcAGGGACCCCATTTGAGAACCAGTGCTCTAGtgaaatggttctttttttttttttttttgaaatggttcTTAACCTTAGCCGTGCTGTGGAGTTACTTGGTGACCAAAAATACTGATGTTTTGGGTCACACACCAAGAGATTCTGATACCATTAGTTTGGGGTGTGACCTATGCATCCGGAGTTTTGAAAGCTCCTCATGTGATTATAATACTCAGCCAGCGGTGAGAACCACTGTTCATTGGTAGaaacacaggctctggagtcaggacACTATCTCTGTGATTTTTCTTGGAGAAATGAATTCACCTCTCTGACTCAGCTGTGGCTTCCTCGTGTGTCCCATGGGGACAATAATTCCTATGTCACAAGGTTGTGGGGATGACAGAACGAGGTATGATGGATATTAAAAGGCTTCATGaactataaaatattacacaGGTACTTTTATCGAGTGTCTTCTAGTCTCTTGTTAATCAAAGTGTGTATCAGATCAGGAGCATTGGTAGGACCTGTGAGCttggtagaaatgcagaatcttaggcCCTTCCCAAGACTTCCTGAAGCAGAGTGTGCACTGGaacaagatctccaggtgatCCGTATGCACATTAAAGGTGTCCTTTCCCAGCACCTACTCTCGGGTGCCTGGTTATGTTGGTTTATTTTGCTGCTGTGGCAAACTGCTAcaagcttagtggcttaaacaacatagaTGTATTATTTTACCCTTCTTGAGGTCAGAAGTCCGAAACATGTTTCACAGGGCTCCAATTAAGGCGTTATCAGGGCTGGGTTCCTTTGggaggctctaggggaaaataatttccttgtctttttcagcttttagaggctgcctgcattccttggctcatgacaCATCATTCCAACCTCTGCTTCTGTAGTCAcatcttctctgactctgaccctcctgcctccctcttttaaggactcttgtgattataTTGAGTCTACCTGGATAATCAATGATATCCTCCCCATGTcacattttcaaagtgctttttgCTGGGTAAGGtaaaatattcacaggttctggggattaggacatgcaCGTCTTTGGAGGGGGGCATTTTTGTGCCTACCATACCAGTGTTCTCTGCTGCCCAcatcttctctctccatcccctaAAGATGCTCTTCTCAGTGTAATCTTCCTTTGCTCATGTcctagacatttatttcttttacccATCAACACTCTCTTGTTTTCTGTCTTATCTCCTTAGGCATCCACAAGGTGATTTAATCTAATCTAGGAAGCTTTGGAAAAGAGTGGGCTCCCTGTCACTGGAAATATGCAAGCAGAGCCTGAATGCTCACCTGTCGGGAAGGCCTTAGAGATAATTCCTGCAGCAGTGCAAAACATCTGCAAAACATCGTTATTCCCGTTGCGTTGTCTTTCAGTCCCTATGCAACCTATTATTGATGGGCCCCTGGGAGTCTTCCGTTCCTcagctccctcccttctttctttgttgtCCCCACCTCTGTGTCCTCCTTGGCtttttctgttccctttctcACACTACCACACAGACTCAGCTGTGTGTCCTTTGGCTTTGCCCATGCTGTGAGGTCAAGACCACAGAGAATGTGGTTCCTTCCTGGAAGGCCAGTGGTTAGTCCTTATGGTCCTAAGGCTGAGGGTTCTCAGAGTCTCTAGAGTGGAGCGTTGATTGACAAGGTAAACAAGTTGGGGTTGACAAAGGGGAGGAAGGTAAAGGACGAGAGAGCTTATTCTCTGGTCAAACTATCCCATAACCAAAGCATTAAATGCTGGTTGTAGTGGGCTAAGGATGCAATGGGGTGCTTTGTGCACCCTGAGGGCATGGGACCAAGGACCAGAGGTTTCAACTGGAATGAGTGTGGAGGAGAAGCCAGGCTTCAAAAGAGCCCGCCTTTGGAGCCAGGCCCCTGGGAGAGGAGCTCTAGGAAGATATCCAAGACAAGTGATGCCTGATTACTTGTAGTGCGTAGACCAGCCATCTGCCTGTATGATTTAGCTGCATCTTGCCCAGGGACAAAAGCAGCAGTGACATTTAATATCCCTCTGTGAATGACTAGACCATACATCCATTGCTGTTAAATATTACGCAGTGGTGTGAAAAGAATGGGATAGGCTTATATGTCCTGATGCAGCCCTCCAAGCCTTATTGTTGACTGATAAATCAAGTCACACATCAGTATGTAGCATCTGGACCCACTTACAAAAGTAAAATCCCAAACCCCAGCTTTATGTGTGTAGAAGTGCACAGAGATCACCATAAATACATGTTAACAGAGAGTGAATAGCTTTAAGGAGGGGAGTGAGAAGCCGGGATGGAAAGCGACTGTCACAATTTACTTGGAATACTGACTTGTTATGTATTTTCACAGTGAGGATGTGTTCATGTAATTTcaaaagaaaggggcgcctggttaagcatccgacttgagctcaggtcacgatctcacagtttgtgagtttgagccccacatcggggtctgcactgacagtgtggagcctgtttggcatcctctctctctctctctctctctctctctctctctctctctctccccccctccctctctttctgtcaataaataaataaataaataaataaataaataaacaaacttaaaataaaacctccTCAATAACAACCCCCTTCTccccatttcagctcaggcaCCACTTTGCAAAGGCCCTTTGCAGACCACAGCCAAATGCCTCTGTGCACACACGTACATTATGTATACACATAGTTTTACACTTGCTTTTGCTTACACTTTGTTACCTGCCAGTGCTACAGTTGTAGaaagaggttgtgtgtgtgtgtatggcgaGAAATGGCAGGGCAAAATGGGGTGGGTGGATCAGTATTTGAGGCTTTAGTCACTTCTTACAGTGGGAGGCACTTTGAAGAAACAGCCCTAGACTTCTGGGGCTTCTGAGCAGTCGTGCAACAGTGATACCAGCTAATATTTATGGGGCCTTTAAAATGCTGAGTACCGTGCTAAATGTACAACATAttctttaatccttacaaaaattctataaggtaggtactgttaatattccaattttacagatgggcaaaccAAGGCATGCAGAGGGTGACTtatttgtccaaggccacacagctcatACAAGCAGCAGGTGTTGGAAATTCTCAGGCCAGAAGCTTGTGTGGAACAGCCACCAAGAATTTGTCCTCTTATCAACCATAGAGACCACCGCCCCCCCTTTTTGTTTTGGCAGTTTGTgactctgtgcctttgcacatcTTATTACCTCGACCTTAATGCTGACACTTTtatgctttgggtttttttacaGGTGCTTGAGCTCAAATTAAATAGAAGACCCTTCCCCCTTGTTGGGTCACTAAAGCCCAGTAATTGTGGacgagaattttttttttttcttactgtgagTCCAAGGAAATATATGACTCTGGACTCATGTATACCTCTCCACTTATCTTCCCACTCCTGCTTTCCATTATTGCTAGTGCCTCTCCCTTTTAGcacttttcttatctttcatcTGCACTATTATAGCCTTCTAACTGCTTGTCCTGTCTTTCTCCCCTGTCAACATCCCCTTCCAGCATGTTGATGGAGTGCCTGATCTGTGATCGTTACTATGCTCAGAGCTTTTTGGACATTCAAGTAACACCTTATGAGATAGGTgttatttttctccccaccttAAAAGTGAAGAtgctgaggcttggagaggcaaAAGGGCCTGTCCAAGGTTACCCAGCTAGGAAGcagtggcagagcagggattgGCATCCAAGTCTTATCACTCCTTGTCCAATAGCTTTTTTCTACTCCATGTTGCAGAAGCCTGGGTGTGGTAGGCTGAGTAATagctcccaaagatgtccactttTGAATCCCTGGAACCTGTCAATGTCTTGCCTTATgcggcaaaagggactttgctgATGGGATTAAGTAAAAATCTTGAGATGGGGTGATTATCCTGGATATTATGGGTGGACCCAATGATATAATCCCAAGGGTCCTTGttagagggaggcaggagatcAGCAAGCAGTATTAAGGGGTGTGATGATGGAAGCACAAGGTGGGAGTGATGCAAGGAAGGGGTCATGAGCCAAAAATTGCAAGaggcctctagaagctagaaaaggcaaggagacagattctcccctagagcctccagaaggaaccaggcGTGCTGACGCTTTGATGTGAAACTGATCTCAGATTTCCGATGTCGAGAACTGTAAGATACTACATTGGTGGTGTTTTAAGCGCTAGGTTTGTGGGAATTTGTTGCAGCAACagcaggaaactaatacattgaACTAAAGGGTTAATATGAGGAGGCAATTAAAACACTGGGTACTGTTTATATTGCTGCTTGGCAGTGCCTGCTGCCCAAGAGACATTTGGTTGTAATACTACAAAGATTTCTACTTACCCAGGAAAGAGCAGCTTGCTCTGCGATGCCAAATGCCAATGGCCATGAAGCCCAGCAGAGGGCAGACACTCTTCAGGGAGAAAGCAATCCTTGGAAAGGCTTTGCTCCTGTTTTCCATATAAATAGGAAGGgtctttaaaaggaagaaagatcctTCTAGGCACATGCAGGTTGCTCTGATTGTGTTGCATCTTAGTTATGCCTTCATGCAGGCCAGAGGAGCGCGGTGAGTACAAAGACGTTTTCATTTGCCACCCAGGGCTCAGAAATTTCTTGCTCCTTTTATGTATTCATATTGTTGGGACTAGTGCGTGGAAATCCTTCCTTGCCCTGAAGATTAGGAATTGGGTAATAAGGCACAAATACTTTTGCTTAATTGCCATGGCTTGTgcaatgggggtggggtgaagggagaaaatatacattcaattcacatttcttttttcattgaaagTCTTTCTTATCACACACACTTGAcaatgcatgatctcatttaatcctcacaatatgCCTGTGAGGTGATATTATCAGAAGTTAATTCAGGCTAATTAAGTTGCCCAGAGTTCCACAGCCAGCAGATGGTAGAACtcggatttgaacccaggtctgccaAGTCTCCGCATCTGCATTCATATAACGATGCCACCTGGTCTCTCCAGAACTATAATGTTGTTACAGAAAAAAGTTGCTGACCAGAGGCAGTGAAAGCTGTGTGGCATCATCCTATGGCTTTGAAAACTCATGCCCAGCCTCATGATGGATGTCAGCGTCCACCGCGCACAAGAATGCATCCCTGGGCCTTGAGCCAAGGCAGACCTGCCCTGTGTTTCATCTCTGAGGGCTTTGCTTGCTTCTCAGTTTGTCTTTCTGATCACCCAGCTGTTCTAGTCCTCACAATAATGTGTCTCACTTGTCTGGCTTCTCTGCCCCACGGCCACCTACTCCTTTCCCTAATATGCAGATTGTCTCCTACTCTCTGGATCAGTGTTTCACCAGGCTCTCCTGCTAACTGGCTTCTTCCCCTTTGTCTCAATATGTCATTTTATGGTATGGATTGGCAACAGAACACTCCAGAAATAATGAGAATGACTGACAGGAGGGTAAAGGCTGATAATGCAAGGAGTATTTTGGAGACTAGAGGGTAGGGCACTTAGTCATTGGCTTGGAGATTGACCTGCTTAAGTGCAAATGTGATGACCTTTTAGGAACTCCTGCTCTAGGCAGGTTCCTGACATCCCTCAAAAATTCTTTTCCATTCAGCCCCAGTTCAATTGGCCCACCTCTACTCATCCCACCTGGTCTGATGATCCGATGCAGTTCAATTCTGCATGCATGCTCCTTAGACCTATATACCGAAGGGGACTTAACATCATGAATTTAGAGTAAATGTGATTCATGATCACAGGTGGGCTCTGCTTGGATCAGAGCTATCTAATGCCCTAgcaatttcttcttcattctctccCTTTATGCCCTGAAACTGGATTCTGCTTTTAAAGTCAGCTCATCAGAAACCTTAAcctcttctaggggcacctgatggctcagttggttgaacgtctgactttggtgcaggtcatggtttcacagtctgtgagttcgagccctgcgtcgggctctgtgctgacagctcggagcctggaggctgctttggattctgtgtctccctctctcgctctctgcccctcccccactcacactctgtttctctctctctctcaaaaataaataaacattaaaaattaaaaaaaaaagaaatcttagcCACTTCTAAAATTTGTGCTGCTTGAGGTTTGGAAATCTGCTTTGGCCTGGGCACTGGAGAAAAGCTGAACAACAATGAGCAGGTGATAAAAGGACATCTGTCATGTACCTTCTAGAAGGCATACTCACCCCTGGAAGTGAtttgtcctcctctttctccagagtttgggattctctatctagCTCCTCAAGATTATACCTGAGAGTCAGACTGCTGAGAGCGAGCAGTTGTGCCGAGCCTGGGTGGAGCCAGTGGAGGGTGCGGTTGTGCTTCCAATGTATCAATATCTGATGCACATAACTCATGCCAGTTCTCCTGCAACAGCTTCTAAGCTTTGTAAACTGCTCTGAATTATCTGTGGATGACAGTATTCATAGATAATCCTTAGACGCTCTAGTGCAGTAGTCCTTAGCTGTTGTTTTCTGAACCATGGAACTATTTTGGAATCTGTTGGAAGCTATGGAccgtttctttaaaaatgcacatgtTCATGTTACATACACATCATACAAGCAAACGCAGGGTCCTTATAGACTCCCTGGAGCCCATGTATGGATTCAGGTTAATATCCTTGGAAGAGATGGTAAGATCTCCTGTTAACACAACACATCATTTCTTATTCTCTATTCCTCCAGGCAACCTATAATTAAG includes:
- the GPR119 gene encoding glucose-dependent insulinotropic receptor; this encodes MESSFPFGVTLAVLASLIIAANALVAVAVLLLIHKNDGVGLCFTLNLAVADTLLGVAISGLVTDQLSSPPRPTQKTLCSLRMAFVTSSAAASVLTVMLIAFDRYLAIKQPLRYFQIMNGLMAGSCIAGLWLVSYLIGFLPLGVPIFQQTTYQGPCSFFAVFHPRFVLTLSCVGFFPALLLFVFFYCDMLKIASMHSQQIRKVEQAGAMAGAYRPPRTPSDFKAVRTVAVLIGSFTLSWTPFLITGIVQVACQKCYLYLVLERYLWLLGVGNSLLNPLIYAYWQKEVRQQLYQMALGVKKGLTSFLLLLSARDGGPEGPRESSCPITTISHSQLHGEDGEGREVSE